In Cryptococcus neoformans var. neoformans B-3501A chromosome 3, whole genome shotgun sequence, the DNA window ATAAGAGCCTAAAGGGACAATTTTATAACTAGAGTACACCATGAGCGATTATAACATCTTTTAGAGACGCTTCGAACAAACGTTTCAAAGACACATCCGACCTTTTCGGCGATTCTGTGAAGACAGAGCGCCGCCAATCCCCAGGCCGCATTGATCTCATCCCACTCCACAACGGGTCTGCCACCCAACCTCAACCCATTAATGGTCCCCACCGTAATACTAGAAGAAGCGAGGGGTAAAAGAGGAACATGGCCTATGTGGAAAGCATCGTTATAGACGTTTGTAGATTCTAGGTGAGCTAAAAGAGAACGGGATAAGAGGAGAGATGTATGAGCGGTGTTGAGAGTCGATGCTAGTTGCGTCAGGTGAATTGAAAGGGCAGAATGGGACGTCAAGAAACTGCTGCACATGTCAAAACGTCCGTTACACAAGATGGTTCACGATATACTGACTCGTTTTCCTCCTGCTCGACCGCTTTTGCTTCCAGCTCTACCAGCCGTTCCTCTTCAAGGACAGCTTCGAGTTCTTTCTCCGTCGATTCTAGCAGCCGTTTCAactgttcttcttcgattTCAAGCtgctcttttctttttcgaAGGGCACcccattcctcctctgtGCCTTCCACATCGTACTTTGCTAAGCCATCAACATGTCTTGTGCTGACAGTCCTCCTTGAGCTCTCAGCAGTCTCTAACAATTCCTTGTTCTTCCGGATTGCTTGCTCAAACCAAATATACGCATCACGCTCTTTGCCCAACTCTTCAGCCATCCTCTGGAACTCGGCGGTCAACAAGGCGGTGCACTCGGTACATAACGGATGAGAAACTGGTGTATTTGACGAGAGGATTTGATGTAGTTGCGCAGAGAGATCGAGATCGTGCGGAGGCAGGGATTTGCTGGGTGATTTGGATGATTTAGGATGCAGCGCGGAGTCTGAGAGTAAGATAAAGCTCTCGGCCACGCTTCTGAGGCCGGTTTGGATTGAGCTGTCGCCTGAGAGAGGCGGATCATTTGCGTCGCGCCATATCTTTGCGGCCTCTCTCGTAAACGGCGGCAAATCGGCGAGTTTATGCGTTAGATCCCGCGGtgtggaagacgaagaggacgtggcgggggagggcggagggagagatgagaCTATGAGGGAGTACTGGGCGGGAGTAATTTCTGCGACGGAGGGGTCGAGTTGCATAGGCTGCGGGGGTGAGCGCcgcgggggcgggggggagGCGGACATACCTGGTTACATCTCTGGCAGAGCTGGGCGGGGGGCATGGTCCCGGAGGCGGGGCGCAATCGAGGCTTGTGAATGAGCAACACGCAGCCGGTGCCATACATACCCCGCCCTCCGGCCATCTCAATTACGTAATCTTGTGACCTTGGCGCCATCTCCACGTGGGCAGGTCCGGATCTCCCGAGTAGATCCCGAAAGTGAGCCTGATATCGACCGTCAAAGCGAAGATCCGCGGCGAAAATTGACCCCTTCGCGCTTATCTATTTTATCTATTTTATAAACCGTACTTGGACACACTCCAATCAGCTCTGCATCTTTTCCAAGCACTGCTGCCTTTTCCACCACAATGGTCAACCTCGCGGACCTCTCCAACTCCCTTGCATCGCAGGACTTTACCTCAATTCCAGTCATGTACGTCCCATCTCATCACACATCCAAGTCATTTTCCACTTACGTACGGGGGTCTCCCCGACAGTGATCTTTCGGACGCTCAGTCGCCTTCTTTGCAAAAACGCAAGGCCGTCGCTGCCGAGA includes these proteins:
- a CDS encoding hypothetical protein (HMMPfam hit to APG6, Autophagy protein Apg6, score: 100.0, E(): 5.8e-27); translation: MPPAQLCQRCNQPMQLDPSVAEITPAQYSLIVSSLPPPSPATSSSSSTPRDLTHKLADLPPFTREAAKIWRDANDPPLSGDSSIQTGLRSVAESFILLSDSALHPKSSKSPSKSLPPHDLDLSAQLHQILSSNTPVSHPLCTECTALLTAEFQRMAEELGKERDAYIWFEQAIRKNKELLETAESSRRTVSTRHVDGLAKYDVEGTEEEWGALRKRKEQLEIEEEQLKRLLESTEKELEAVLEEERLVELEAKAVEQEENDFLTSHSALSIHLTQLASTLNTAHTSLLLSRSLLAHLESTNVYNDAFHIGHVPLLPLASSSITVGTINGLRLGGRPVVEWDEINAAWGLAALCLHRIAEKVGCVFETYKIVPLGSYSRVEELPPSKSTYELYASSDMTPARLLQNRRFNHAMVAFLECLRQLLEFGKKHGKQWAQANIDICKDKISNHSIRLPGISSMPLGLPSMAIMSLAGNGPNHPGTNGSNGKSQSGSSTGDSTAEEGWTRACRTVLGVLKRVLIMESETDRGNINEQS